A genomic stretch from Thunnus maccoyii chromosome 19, fThuMac1.1, whole genome shotgun sequence includes:
- the tnfrsfa gene encoding tumor necrosis factor receptor superfamily, member a, with product MNFDPVVGKLSVLAATLLLGLVCHAAELPAPQRSSNEYRNLTLPHRTCVENEQYLNQGLCCLNCQAGTFVHKACERDQEPGTCLPCDGQTFTEHSNGMYRCLPCTHCRPDEIETASCTRTTDTKCQCRQGTFCVPDQACEVCKRCAKCKAGEEEVKKCTPFSNTVCRKRVPSPTEISPALSTPTPTSPADIAIPISIVLAIFLIIILIGLAVWWFIIKQHSCEIPCTKSHCDSSEIVKIPIDETIPTAEERQNNQNAGLEGEETRPESRPLLQETQPGMTKASPPLEDEDRGLGDSLPNTTSSSQTSLSALPTAASSGNTPHQSPTAFRLPPAATDDPLQHRLLPLQGSEKSLKKSFDLFDEYLDVRIHNKFFRMIGVSDNHIRIAENGAPGDKVYELLKNWMQRQGLKADINDLLEALLSMDQRRSAENIASAALRRGYYKHADTP from the exons ATGAACTTCGATCCGGTGGTCGGGAAACTTTCT GTGTTGGCGGCGACGCTTCTCCTCGGTCTGGTTTGTCACGCAGCAGAACTTCCGGCGCCACAGCGGTCCAGCAATGAATACAGAAACCTCACCCTGCCGCACAGAACCTGCGTGGAGAACGAACAGTACCTAAACCAGGGACTCTGCTGCCTTAATTGCCAGGCTG GAACCTTTGTGCACAAGGCCTGTGAAAGAGACCAAGAACCGGGGACTTGTCTTCCATGCGACGGCCAGACCTTCACAGAGCACTCCAACGGGATGTACCGCTGTTTGCCTTGTACCCACTGCCGGCCAG ATGAGATTGAAACTGCATCCTGCACCAGAACTACAGACACCAAGTGCCAGTGCAGACAGGGAACCTTCTGTGTCCCTGATCAGGCCTGTGAAGTCTGCAAACGATGTGCCAA ATGTAAAGCAGGggaggaggaagtgaagaaGTGCACTCCCTTTTCTAACACGGTGTGTCGAAAACGGGTTCCATCTCCCACCGAAATCTCTCCGGCCCTTTCAACGCCGACCCCGACTTCTCCAGCAGACATAG CTATTCCTATTTCCATCGTCCTGGCcatcttcctcatcatcatccttaTTGGACTGGCTGTGTGGTGGTTCATAATCAAGCAGCACTCATGTGAAATACCAT GTACAAAGAGCCACTGTGATTCCAGTGAAATAGTGAAGATTCCTATT GACGAGACTATAcccacagcagaggagagacagaataATCAGAACGCAGGCCTGGAGGGGGAGGAGACCCGTCCAGAGTCACGGCCTCTGCTGCAGGAGACCCAGCCCGGGATGACCAAGGCTTCCCCTCCCTTAGAGGATGAGGATCGGGGACTAGGCGACAGTTTACCCAACACCACTAGTTCGTCTCAAACTAGCCTGTCAGCCCTGCCCACAGCAGCTTCCTCTGGTAACACCCCGCACCAGAGCCCCACCGCCTTCAGACTGCCGCCCGCAGCCACG GATGATCCTCTGCAACATCGATTGCTGCCGCTACAAG GGTCAGAAAAATCCCTAAAGAAGAGCTTTGACTTGTTCGACGAGTACCTGGACGTACGGATCCACAACAAGTTCTTCAGAATGATTGGAGTCAGTGACAACCACATTCGTATTGCGGAGAACGGCGCCCCCGGTGACAAAGTATATGAACTGCTGAAGAACTGGATGCAGAGGCAGGGACTAAAAGCCGACATCAACGACCTGTTAGAGGCTTTGCTAAGCATGGACCAGCGACGCTCAGCAGAGAACATCGCCTCTGCAGCCCTCCGGAGAGGCTACTATAAACACGCAGACACACCCTGA